One stretch of Miscanthus floridulus cultivar M001 chromosome 18, ASM1932011v1, whole genome shotgun sequence DNA includes these proteins:
- the LOC136523604 gene encoding uncharacterized protein — protein MKTTGEVFLHLRHSATVEMEDCNSSYPQCGSLIKRLHEDVRLISEIQMVDVFEMYKEEMGCQLVVGLLDNDAEFDDLRPLCTIPPEGVTTNNPETPEPSTAAANNLEAYTDLEPEQGDDVDVEPEREPDIFDNPEEYVGVDDEQIYISVANAQQAANAQPVNNAYDSIDAHPYDENAFAVNDEVDDADPLEVHVLHDLENPNIVKGALFPNIIALKKAIRHHAVKSGFEFAGLKTDKTRFIAHCIKVLPAQHNYPTTKLREGKMARQGWCADRLADWVKKNLNKGPTDAKDKLEGDYRIKLKYFKAWSGLQVALEQIHGSYEESFQLLFNWAAQVEISSPGSIVEIELETIGEQKRFRRIFVALKLCIDGFLVGCRPFIGLDASNLNGRYLGQLVSATGVDGHNWLYHIAYGVFNTETEDNWKWFTQNLHRSIGDPPGLVIFSDACKGLEKAVGAIFPHAENRECTRHLYQNFMKHYSGDVFTDHYILLQGATQKACSGGTSRNFFEFAPDAIEYLEEHHSRIWYRCAFSELSKCDYLTNNVSESFNAHIKKLKGLHLHELVDRLKETIMEKRYIRKKIARQWEDGILPGVLKDLNAISKILKVVKVATYDDGIVEVTILDDWNNQKRHTMDLENHKCSYREWQITGKPCQHALAWICSNRGVQISGYVHEYYYVVKFRAAYGHTKKKVKYRRCGDFGHFAKTCKEPEMGSDGQPAVALNKRKRPVEEARPSQVNKKKKAPKKKKTPKKKTPVKKKLKKNAAAPPAQVVRSLFDMINDGQ, from the exons ATGAAGACGACGGGCGAGGTCTTCCTGCATCTGCGCCATAGTGCTACGGTGGAGATGGAGGACTGCAATAGCAG TTACCCACAGTGTGGTTCTTTGATAAAAAGACTGCATGAGGATGTCAGATTAATTAGTGAAATTCAGATGGTTGATGTCTTTGAAATGTACAAGGAAGAGATGGGTTGTCAGCTTGTAGTGGGATTGTTGGATAATGATGCTGAGTTTGATGACCTACGGCCTTTGTGTACAATTCCTCCTGAGGG GGTTACTACTAACAATCCAGAGACTCCTGAACCCAGTACTGCTGCTGCTAACAATCTAGAAGCATATACTGATTTAGAGCCTGAACAAGGTGATGATGTTGATGTAGAGCCTGAGAGGGAGCCTGATATCTTTGATAATCCTGAAGAATATGTTGGAGTTGATGATGAACAAATCTATATTTCAGTTGCTAATGCACAACAAGCTGCTAATGCACAGCCAGTTAACAATGCTTATGATTCTATTGATGCTCACCCATATGATGAAAATGCTTTTGCTGttaatgatgaagttgatgatgcagaccctctTGAGGTGCATGTACTCCATGATCTTGAGAATCCAAACATAGTGAAGGGGGCACTGTTTCCTAATATCATTGCACTCAAGAAAGCAATTAGGCACCATGCAGTGAAGAGTGGTTTTGAGTTTGCTGGGCTCAAAACAGACAAGACCAGGTTCATAGCTCACTGT ATAAAAGTGCTTCCTGCACAGCACAATTATCCTACCACCAAGCTTAGAGAAGGAAAGATGGCAAGACAGGGCTGGTGTGCAGACAGGCTAGCAGACTGGGTGAAAAAGAATCTAAATAAGGGCCCAACGGATGCCAAAGACAAATTGGAGGGTGACTATAGAATTAAGTTGAAGTACTTCAAAGCTTGGTCAGGTTTGCAGGTTGCTCTAGAGCAAATTCATGGGTCTTATGAGGAAAGTTTTCAACTTTTATTCAATTGGGCTGCACAGGTTGAAATAAGTTCTCCTGGTAGCATTGTAGAAATAGAATTAGAGACAATAGGTGAACAAAAAAGGTTCAGAAGGATATTTGTTGCTCTAAAGCTATGCATTGATGGGTTCTTAGTTGGTTGCAGACCATTTATTGGTTTAGATGCTTCTAATTTGAATGGGAGGTATCTTGGGCAGTTGGTTTCGGCTACTGGGGTTGATGGCCATAATTGGTTGTACCATATTGCTTATGGTGTTTTCAACACAGAGACTGAAGATAACTGGAAGTGGTTCACGCAGAATTTGCACAGATCTATAGGGGACCCTCCAGGATTGGTGATTTTTTCAGATGCTTGTAAAGGCCTAGAAAAAGCTGTGGGAGCTATCTTCCCACATGCTGAGAACAGGGAGTGCACGAGGCACTTGTACCAAAACTTCATGAAGCACTACTCAGGCGATGTGTTCACTGACCATTATATCCTACTGCAAGGAGCTACACAAAAGGCATGTTCAGGTGGCACATCAAGAAATTTTTTTGAGTTTGCTCCTGATGCAATTGAGTACCTTGAGGAACACCATTCTAGGATTTGGTACAGATGTGCCTTCTCAGAGCTTAGCAAGTGTGATTACCTAACTAACAATGTGTCAGAGAGTTTCAATGCACATATTAAAAAGTTGAAGGGACTTCACCTCCATGAGTTGGTTGACAGGCTGAAGGAGACCATAATGGAGAAGAGGTACATTAGGAAGAAGATTGCAAGGCAGTGGGAGGATGGCATCCTCCCAGGTGTACTCAAGGATCTCAATGCCATTAGCAAAATTTTGAAAGTAGTCAAGGTTGCAACCTATGATGATGGCATTGTAGAGGTCACAATATTAGATGACTGGAACAACCAGAAAAGGCACACAATGGATCTTGAAAACCACAAGTGTTCCTATAGGGAATGGCAAATAACTGGTAAGCCTTGCCAGCACGCCCTGGCATGGATTTGCTCTAACAGAGGAGTCCAAATCTCTGGCTATGTCCATGAGTATTACTATGTTGTAAAATTTAGAGCTGCATATGGACA TACAAAGAAGAAAGTGAAATATCGAAGGTGTGGAGATTTTGGACACTTTGCCAAGACATGCAAGGAACCTGAGATGGGATCGGATGGCCAACCTGCTGTTGCTTTGAATAAAAG GAAAAGGCCAGTTGAAGAAGCTAGACCATCTCAAgtaaacaagaagaagaaggcacCTAAGAAAAAGAAGACACCTAAGAAGAAGACACCAGTTAAGAAGAAATTGAAGAAAAATGCAGCAGCTCCACCTGCACAGGTTGTTAGAAGCCTGTTTGATATGATAAATGATGGACAGTAA
- the LOC136520992 gene encoding uncharacterized protein, which translates to MLSRGAVRSLLDRLRPPPLGWNWNWNPRPAMPPPPPSAAAANRACLCRFAHSTARCGGESGRTLPGTAVFLDLGAGRRFAPTSALSLRGCLGWQDGGGGGGEFRRRVDGEAAGMKAQVLTTQRQLMRDPEVLLPLEEAAASAKSINGNGACRRGKPLGFPEQAVAAKMVVAVDVDEVLGSFLASLNKFIADRYSWNHSVSEYHVYEFFKIWNCSRERANFLVHEFFTTHYFQDGIHPIPGARDALQTLSSFCSLSVVTSRQDVIKNHTLEWIEKYYPGLFEQIHFGNHFALEGPSRPKSEICRSFGAQVLIDDNPRYALECANDGMRVLLFDYDNSYPWCKTGVDESHPLVTKVHNWEEVEEKLLSWVVPES; encoded by the exons ATGCTAAGCCGCGGAGCCGTGCGGTCGCTGTTGGATCGTCTCCGGCCTCCGCCTCTGGGGTGGAATTGGAATTGGAACCCCAGGCCTGCcatgcctccgccgccgccctcggCGGCCGCCGCGAACCGCGCCTGCCTCTGCAGGTTCGCCCACTCGACCGCGCGCTGCGGCGGCGAGAGTGGCAGGACGCTGCCGGGTACGGCGGTGTTTCTTGATCTGGGAGCCGGGAGGAGGTTCGCGCCGACCAGCGCGCTCAGCTTGAGGGGGTGCTTGGGTTGGCaggatggtggtggcggcggcggcgagttcAGGAGGAGGGTGGACGGGGAGGCCGCGGGGATGAAGGCGCAGGTGCTTACCACGCAGCGGCAGCTGATGCGCGATCCGGAGGTGCTCCTGCCACTGGAGGAGGCCGCCGCAAGTGCCAAGAGCATCAACGGGAATGGCGCCTGCCGGCGAGGGAAGCCGCTAGGGTTCCCGGAGCAGGCTGTGGCGGCTAAGATGGTGGTTGCTGTTGATGTGGATGAAG TTCTTGGTAGCTTTCTTGCGTCTCTGAACAAATTTATCGCTGATCGTTATTCATGGAATCACTCAGTATCAGAGTACCATGTATACGAGTTCTTTAAG ATATGGAACTGTTCTCGAGAAAGAG CTAATTTTCTTGTCCACGAGTTCTTCACAACCCATTACTTCCAAGATGGTATTCATCCTATCCCGGGGGCTCGAGATGCTCTCCAaactctttcttctttctgtAGCTTGTCTGTAGTAAC ATCTCGGCAGGATGTAATTAAGAATCACACATTGGAATGGATCGAGAAGTATTATCCAGGCTTATTTGAGCAGATCCATTTTGGGAATCATTTCGCTTTGGAAGGTCCATCAAGGCCAAAATCAGAGATTTGCAG GTCTTTTGGCGCTCAGGTtctaattgatgacaacccgagATATGCTTTAGAGTGTGCTAATGATGGCATGAGGGTCCTTCTATTTGACTACGATAACTCATATCCTTGGTGCAAAACTGGAGTTGACGAATCGCATCCGCTGGTGACAAAGGTTCACAACTGGGAAGAAGTTGAGGAGAAACTTCTTTCTTGGGTAGTACCTGAGAGCTGA